One Bacillus sp. (in: firmicutes) genomic window, ATTGCTCAGCTGGTCCCACTGGGTCGGAAGAATCAACGATAATCACATCGTACTCGTTTTCTTTACCTGCAACGAATTTTAATCCGTCAGTAAATAAGAAATTTACACGTGGGTCAGATAAGTTTCCAGAAACTTCTTGTAAATGTTCTTTACATGCTTGAACCACGAGCTCGTCAATTTCAACCATATCAATTTGTTCTAGCTCTTCATATTTTGCCGCCTCGCGTGCCGCACCGCAGTCGCCACCGCCGATAATTAAAACTTTCTTTGGATTTGGATGAAGTGAAATAGGAACGTGGGTAATCATTTCGTTATAAATATGACCATCTAGCGCTGTCGTTTGAACAACGCCATCTAAAATCAACATCCGTCCGAAATCGTGCGAATCTACAATCATCACGTGTTGAATAGGAGATTGCTCAGAAAACACGACTTCTTTCAGACGATAGCTTATTTTTAAATTGTCACGGTCGTTTTCAGTTAACCATAGATTTCCATCAAATTCTTGAATCCATTCTGGGTATTGTTTCATGATAACCTCCTTATGTTATTGGTATTTATAAGAAAATTAACAGTCATTTCTAATTCTGTTTGATAGAATAAATATACACGACCTTTATTGTAACAAATTCAACCTTCTTGTGTAAAAAAAACAACGAATTTTGTTAAACAAGTTGAGTCAGGGAGAGAATGGTATGATTAAGGTTAATTGCTTTCAATGTCGTTTCTTTTACGTCACGTGGAATCCTATTCATCCACGAGGATGTAAAGCGTATAGCTTTAAATCAAAAGCAATTCCGTCACAAGTGGTGTTGCATGCATCAGGTCAGCCGTGCTTAAAATTTATAAAAAAACAAAAATAAGAGGTTCATCATGAGTAGTTTTTAACATTTGCGATTAGGAATTGGCTTAATGGTTGCCGTTATTTTGTTAGGTACGTTCGGTTTTATGGCGTTCGTGGAAATGACGCTTTTTGATGCATTTTGGATAACCGTGGTAACCGTGTTGACGGTAGGCTATGGTGATACGGTCCCGACTTCATTTGCAGGGAATGTATTTGCTTTATTGATTATTCCGATGGGTATAGGTATTGATACATATGTCATCGGTTCGATGACAGCATTGATAATCGAAGGGGATTTTTCACAAGCGGTAAGGAGAAAAAGATTGGAAAATCCGATTGAACAATTATCGAATTATATGATGTTTGTGGACTCGGTTCATGTTGGGGAACAAGTAATGATTCAATTACTGGAAAAAGGGATTCCGGCGGTCTTCATTGATAAAGCTGAAGAGTTAATAGTAAAATTAACAACAGCTACAATTGTTTGAACAAGCTGTAAAAGAAGAAAAAGAGGTGTAATCATTGAACGTATCCTACGCCACATTGTTACGAAAAATGGAACAAGAGTTACATCAGGCCAAACAGTCGGGACAACTTCAATCGATTCGACAGCATGTCCAGGCGATTAAAGCTTTGTGTGAACTCGTGTTAGAAGAACAAGAAGAAGCTCAAGCAGCCATGATAGAAACAGCTCAGTCCAAAGTAAAGACGATATCTTCTACGACCATTCAGCCACCGTCCTTGTCTTCACAAGTATTAACAACTGACGATGGAGCCAATGGAGAATCGATTTTTGATTTTTAATGAAAGGAAGTCGAACGACATGAAAATATTTATTATATTAGGGGCTTTAAATGCCTTTTTATCCGTAGCCTTAGGGGCTTTTGGTGCCCACGGGTTAGAAGGAAAATTAGAACCAAAGTATTTGGAAATATGGAAAACAGGTGTTCAATATCAAATGTTTCATGCGATTGGGTTATTAATTATTGGGATCTTCGCTGGAAACATTCCAGCAAGCTCACTGATTTCGTGGTCAGGCTGGCTTATGTTTCTTGGAATCTTACTATTTTCCGGTAGCTTATACGTATTAAGTGTTACTAGAATAAGTATTTTAGGGGCAATTACTCCAATTGGAGGCGTATCGTTCCTTGTTGCTTGGTTGTTATTAATTTTTGCTGCCTTGAAGTGGATGTAATTATTTTTTTATAAAGGCTATGTTATATTTCCATTGTTGATTTTTATTAAGTTGTTCACACGGCGGCGACTCAGCGGGAACAAGAAGCCGCAAGACCCATACTTGAGCGTAGCGAGGGAAGCGGCTTGCGGCTTGCCCGCGGAAAGCGTCCGCCATAAGCGTAATGAATAAATATCAACAGTATCGTTTAACAGACACCCATGCCAATAAAATTGGCACATCGATGAATAAAATAACAGCAAAAGTTATCCACAGTTATTTCAGGGTAGAGCCTTTATAAAAAAAAGGTGACAGGTTTTTTGAAGCTTTTCCTGTCACCTTTTTTCCTATTTATCTTGGAGAATATGTCGCCAATTGCATCGTACTATTAAACGGATACTCGTATTCAATTTCCTCTTCAAATTCGACATAGTCTAGGTAAATCATAGGTATTAAATAACGTTTTCCTGTTTCTGGATCGCTTAAGATGAGATGGTCGCGTCCCGCAGCCTCAATGAGTCCTTTAAAAATTACTGCATTCCATTTTTGGTTGTTTTCAAATGTCGTGTAGACTTTAACAAGCTTCCCTTTGTTTAAACGCAAAATGTTTTCAATATACGATTCTTCAATTGGAAGCATGCCTGGAATGGGTTGAGACTTAGAAGGTGCATCCAACGGTTGTGGTACTTGGAGTTGTGAACCCGCTGGCTGTTGGAACATTTGTGGATAATATTGCTGTGGATACCCCCCATTTTGTCGAACTTGTTCATACCACTGAGTAGGATAGGACCATTGAACAGGATAATACCAATGAGTCATATGCTCGCCTCCTATTTAATATCTATACACACTTGGACAGTCGGATTGAGTTGGTGAGAAGAAGCAATGAGACTTAAATCGACCAGAATTCCATTGGCCAAACCATTGGGCAGGACAACTTCCATCAGGACGGAAAAACCATAATGAATACGTCGCAGGATGAAAACGCTCCCCATTAATCACTCTTCTTGCTAAATTAATTTCTCTTTGTCGAGCCCGCTGATAAAAATATCCCTTTTGGACGGCTTCAAATCCCCCAGGTGATTGAAACACCATACTTCTGATGGTACGAATTTGTGGGAAATCTAAACAATCTGCGCGGACGCGATTAATGCCGACGTTTCCTACCATTAACATTCCAAGCTGCCCATCACCTTCTGCTTCTGCCCGCATTAACCGAGCCAACAGCTTCACTTCTTCTTCGTTGTACGCAACAACCGCCACTTAACCACCTCGCTTTGTGAATACATGACTACGCATGAATACACTATTCCATATGTATGCGACAGATATGAAAAATATGTTTGAATGAAAGAGGCGCTAAACAAGGAAAGTTCTAGCAAGTGGCAAATAAATAGCGGATTGTTATAAAAAAAGTGGTAAGTAAATATCCGTTTGGGGTTAAGGATCGTAATTGGCTAATAAACTTGGTACTCTGGTAAGTAAATTGGAAAAACTGGCAGTAAACCAGAAGAGAGAAGAAATCTCCCTAATCTCTCGAGTGTTCACTCATTTTTATAAAAAAACGATTTTAATTATCAAGGAAACATCATCTTTTGATAAATCGCCTTTTTATACAAAAAAACCGACTTCACATAACTTTGTGAAGTCGGTCTTCGATCACTTTATAGCGTATTCACATGTAAAAACTGAGCGATGCGATCTTCTTCTAAAAGGTTACCAACAAAGAATGAACCAAATTCGCCGTAGCGAGCACTTACTTCATCAAAACGCATTTCGTAGACGAGCTTTTTAAATTGAAGAACGTCGTCAGAGAATAAGGTGACACCCCATTCATAATCATCGAATCCGACAGAGCCCGTAATGATTTGTTTTACGATGCCGGCATATTTACGACCAATCATGCCGTGGCTGCGCATAAGTTCACGGCGCTCCTCCATCGGTAGCATGTACCAGTTGTCGCTTCCTTGGCGACGTTTGTTCATTGGATAGAAGCAGACGTGTTTCGCTTTTGGTAAAATCGGATACAATCGCGCACGAATATGTGGGTTTTCGTACGGATCTTCATCGGAAGGCAGGTAGTTACTTAACTCGACAACTGATACGTACGAATAGCTTGGAATCGTGTATTCAGCAAGTTTTAATTTGTTAAATTCTGTTTCAATTTCGTTGAGCTCTTCCATTGTTGGGCGAAGAACCATCAACATAAAGTCGGCTTTTTGTCCGACAATGGTGTATAGCGCGTGGCTACCTTTATTTTTCTCTTGTGTTTTGTTTAATTTGTCTAAAAACTGTAAAAACTCGTGAATAGCCGCTTGACGCTCATCACTGGATAACGTTTTCCATACGGACCAATCCATCGTCCGGAAATCGTGAAGCGAATACCAACCATCGAGTGTTTGTGCTGGTTCACTCATGTTCATCACTCCTATATTAATCTGTCCAACTTTACTATATCACAGTTTTCCTTTTGTAAGCGAATTCTACCCAAATGGTCGATAAATATTCAAAAATGTACTTTTGTTATAAGAATTTTTTCAAAAGAAAGACTTTTTAATGAAACCGTTGTCATCCTACCTTTTTCTTGAATTTTCATTACAGTGGGGTATGCTAAACTTGAAAGTACATGAAGGAGGACGTAGCTGTGAGCGATTTATTTACCGTTTTAAAAGACAAAGTTGCAGGAAAAGATCGTAAAATTGTGTTTCCTGAAGGATTAGATGAGCGTATTTTATCAGCGGCTAGCCGTCTAGCGGAAGAGAAAGTGTTAACACCGATTTTGGTTGGTAACGTGAACGACATTCAGCAAAAAGCAAGCGAGTTAAACGTTTCCTTAGAAGGAATTGAGATTTACGATCCGAACAATTATGCAGAAATGGATGAGCTCGTTGCTTCTTTTGTGGAGCGCCGGAAAGGAAAAGCAACAGAAGAGGATGCTCGTCAAATTTTAAAGGACGTTAACTATTTTGGTACGATGCTTGTTTATACGAAAAAAGCGGATGGGCTGGTAAGCGGAGCGGCTCATTCCACAGCTGATACCGTACGCCCGGCATTGCAAATTATTAAAACGAAAGAAGGCGTTCGAAAAACGTCTGGCGTATTTATTATGGTTCGCGGAGATGAAAAATACGTGTTCGCCGATTGCGCAATCAACATTTCTCCAGATAGTCAAGATTTAGCGGAAATTGCGATTGAAAGTGCGAAAACAGCTCAAATGTTTGATATTGAGCCACGTGTAGCAATGCTTAGCTTCTCGACAAAAGGTTCCGCGAAGTCTCCTGAAACAGAAAAAGTAGTAAAAGCTCTAGAGTTAGCGAAAGAACGTGCGCCTGAACTGGTGATTGACGGTGAATTTCAATTTGACGCTGCCTTTGTTCCGTCGGTGGCGAAGAAAAAAGCACCGGATTCTCCTATTCAAGGAGATGCCAATGTCTTTATTTTCCCAAGCTTAGAAGCCGGAAATATTGGGTACAAAATTGCTCAACGGTTAGGGAATTTTGAAGCAGTAGGTCCAATTTTACAAGGGTTAAACGCCCCCGTGAACGATCTTTCTCGTGGTTGTAATGAAGAAGATGTGTATAAGCTTGCGTTAATTACAGCGGCACAATCGTTATAAGAAGAAGCCCATCCTGTCCCCTTATAGTAGGCAGAAAAAAGAAAGCACATTAATCTGTCTACTATGGAGGGGATTTTTTTAATGGGGAAAATAAAAAAAACATATAATGTAAAGTTAAATAATAGCAAAGAATACATGCCTACTCGGTCTGAAAGACAAAAAAGAATTGGTACGTAAACCAATTCCATTTTTTGATAAACGCTCATACACGTTATTCAATTCTCGTACTCGTTTATTATCTTATTCCTCTATTAACGTACTTAAATTTTTCGGACAGCACTTTTCTAGAAAATCGATTTCATTTAAATTACGGGCAAATTCCCCTTCGAATGAATATTTTTTCATATATCCTTTTCCCGTGGATAGCGATTGGTGTAATTGGATAAGATTTCATGTAAATACAGTAACGTTTGAACCCATGCTACCTTTCATCAAAAAAGTCATTAAATACTTCTTTATCTTTTGTATCCTTAGAAAAATAGGGATTTTCCACTGTAGGATCCTTTGGATCAAGATTGGTTTTGATTACAAGAGCGGGTTCATCCGAAGGTTCTACGATAATCCGATCGTTTAATTGTTTAAAATCAGGCATGTCACGATTTCCTTTTGGCTCTTTCATAAATAAACACCTCCTAATATGATAGGATCCCCATATAGTAGACAGATAACC contains:
- a CDS encoding heme-dependent peroxidase gives rise to the protein MSEPAQTLDGWYSLHDFRTMDWSVWKTLSSDERQAAIHEFLQFLDKLNKTQEKNKGSHALYTIVGQKADFMLMVLRPTMEELNEIETEFNKLKLAEYTIPSYSYVSVVELSNYLPSDEDPYENPHIRARLYPILPKAKHVCFYPMNKRRQGSDNWYMLPMEERRELMRSHGMIGRKYAGIVKQIITGSVGFDDYEWGVTLFSDDVLQFKKLVYEMRFDEVSARYGEFGSFFVGNLLEEDRIAQFLHVNTL
- the gerQ gene encoding spore coat protein GerQ — its product is MFQQPAGSQLQVPQPLDAPSKSQPIPGMLPIEESYIENILRLNKGKLVKVYTTFENNQKWNAVIFKGLIEAAGRDHLILSDPETGKRYLIPMIYLDYVEFEEEIEYEYPFNSTMQLATYSPR
- a CDS encoding cell wall hydrolase codes for the protein MAVVAYNEEEVKLLARLMRAEAEGDGQLGMLMVGNVGINRVRADCLDFPQIRTIRSMVFQSPGGFEAVQKGYFYQRARQREINLARRVINGERFHPATYSLWFFRPDGSCPAQWFGQWNSGRFKSHCFFSPTQSDCPSVYRY
- a CDS encoding DUF423 domain-containing protein, coding for MKIFIILGALNAFLSVALGAFGAHGLEGKLEPKYLEIWKTGVQYQMFHAIGLLIIGIFAGNIPASSLISWSGWLMFLGILLFSGSLYVLSVTRISILGAITPIGGVSFLVAWLLLIFAALKWM
- the pta gene encoding phosphate acetyltransferase encodes the protein MSDLFTVLKDKVAGKDRKIVFPEGLDERILSAASRLAEEKVLTPILVGNVNDIQQKASELNVSLEGIEIYDPNNYAEMDELVASFVERRKGKATEEDARQILKDVNYFGTMLVYTKKADGLVSGAAHSTADTVRPALQIIKTKEGVRKTSGVFIMVRGDEKYVFADCAINISPDSQDLAEIAIESAKTAQMFDIEPRVAMLSFSTKGSAKSPETEKVVKALELAKERAPELVIDGEFQFDAAFVPSVAKKKAPDSPIQGDANVFIFPSLEAGNIGYKIAQRLGNFEAVGPILQGLNAPVNDLSRGCNEEDVYKLALITAAQSL
- a CDS encoding two pore domain potassium channel family protein, encoding MVAVILLGTFGFMAFVEMTLFDAFWITVVTVLTVGYGDTVPTSFAGNVFALLIIPMGIGIDTYVIGSMTALIIEGDFSQAVRRKRLENPIEQLSNYMMFVDSVHVGEQVMIQLLEKGIPAVFIDKAEELIVKLTTATIV
- a CDS encoding YwdI family protein, which codes for MNVSYATLLRKMEQELHQAKQSGQLQSIRQHVQAIKALCELVLEEQEEAQAAMIETAQSKVKTISSTTIQPPSLSSQVLTTDDGANGESIFDF
- the speE gene encoding polyamine aminopropyltransferase, with the translated sequence MKQYPEWIQEFDGNLWLTENDRDNLKISYRLKEVVFSEQSPIQHVMIVDSHDFGRMLILDGVVQTTALDGHIYNEMITHVPISLHPNPKKVLIIGGGDCGAAREAAKYEELEQIDMVEIDELVVQACKEHLQEVSGNLSDPRVNFLFTDGLKFVAGKENEYDVIIVDSSDPVGPAEQLFSYDFYANIQKALKEDGIMVCQSQSPLFHQDVLGQTQRHIADLFRHSATYKAVVPTYPGGLWSFTIGSKVHPITPENVEIRPLNTKYFNQDILTSCFSLPEFMK